A single window of Mastacembelus armatus unplaced genomic scaffold, fMasArm1.2, whole genome shotgun sequence DNA harbors:
- the syncrip gene encoding heterogeneous nuclear ribonucleoprotein Q isoform X1 yields the protein MMSADMATDHVNGNGTEEPMDTTAAVSHSEHFQALLEAGLPQNVAEKLDELYVAGLVAHSDLDERAIEALKEFNEEGALQVLVQFKESDLSHVQNKSAFLCGVMKTYRQREKQGTKVSDSTKGPDEAKIKELLDRTDYTLDVTTGQRKYGGPPPESVYSGPQPTVGTEIFVGKIPRDLFEDELVPLFEKAGPIWDLRLMMDPLSGLNRGYAFVTFCTKEAAQEAVKLCNNHEIRPGKHIGVCISVANNRLFVGSIPKSKTKEQIVEEFAKVTEGLSDVILYHQPDDKKKNRGFCFLEYEDHKTAAQARRRLMSGKVKVWGNVVTVEWADPIEDPDPEVMAKVKVLFVRNLANGVTEEILEKSFSEFGKLERVKKLKDYAFIHFEERDGAVKALEEMNGKDLEGEPIEIVFAKPPDQKRKERKAQRQAAKTQMYDDYYYYPPPPHMPPPVRGRGRGGNRGGYAYPPDYYGYDDYYDYYGYDYHNYRGGYDDPYYGYDDFQAPSRGRGGNRGARGGGSPARGRGGAGAPRGRSNFSQRGGPGPSRGGRGARGGVQPRGRGGVRGARGGRGGNVGGKRKADGYNQPDSKRRQTNNQNWGSQPIAQQPLQGGDHSGNYSGYKSDNQEFYQDSFGQQWK from the exons ATG ATGTCTGCAGACATGGCCACAGATCATGTAAATGGGAATGGTACGGAGGAGCCGATGGACACTACTGCAGCCGTTTCCCACTCAGAACACTTCCAGGCCTTACTGGAAGCTGGTTTACCTCAGAATGTCGCTGAGAAGCTGGATGAACTTTACGTAGCAG GCCTGGTAGCACACAGTGACCTAGATGAAAGGGCGATTGAAGCCTTGAAAGAATTCAATGAGGAGGGAGCGCTGCAAGTGTTGGTCCAGTTCAAAGAGAGTGATCTGTCACACGTGCAA aataaaagtgcCTTTCTCTGTGGGGTAATGAAGACTTACAGGCAGAGGGAGAAACAGGGGACAAAAGTTTCAGATTCCACTAAAGGACCAGATGAGGCTAAAATCAAAGAACTCTTGGACAGAACCGACTACACACTTGATGTAACAACGGGCCAGAGGAAATATGGCGGACCTCCACCAGAGTCGGTGTACTCAGGACCCCAACCCACAGTTGGAACAGAG ATATTTGTTGGGAAGATACCCCGTGACCTGTTTGAAGACGAGCTGGTTCCTCTCTTTGAGAAGGCGGGACCTATCTGGGACCTGAGGTTAATGATGGACCCACTAAGTGGCCTGAACAGGGGCTACGCCTTTGTTACGTTCTGCACTAAAGAAGCAGCTCAGGAGGCGGTGAAGCTG tgtaataATCATGAGATTCGCCCTGGAAAGCACATTGGGGTGTGTATATCTGTTGCCAACAACAGGCTATTTGTTGGCTCCATCCCCAAGAGTAAAACAAAGGAGCAGATTGTTGAAGAGTTTGCTAAAGTCACAG AGGGCCTCAGCGACGTCATACTGTATCATCAGCCCGATGACAAAAAGAAGAATCGAGGCTTCTGCTTCCTGGAGTATGAAGACCACAAAACAGCTGCTCAAGCCCGCCGCCGGCTAATGAGCGGCAAGGTCAAGGTTTGGGGCAACGTGGTGACAGTAGAGTGGGCTGATCCCATCGAAGACCCTGACCCAGAGGTCATGGCCAAG GTGAAGGTTTTATTCGTACGAAACCTTGCGAATGGTGTCACAGAGGAGATCCTGGAGAAGTCCTTCAGTGAGTTTGGAAAACTGGAGCGAGTCAAGAAGCTCAAGGACTACGCCTTCATTCACTTTGAAGAGAGGGATGGTGCAGTGAAG GCTTTGGAGGAAATGAATGGGAAGGACTTGGAGGGTGAGCCGATTGAGATTGTTTTTGCCAAGCCACCAGATCAGAAAAGGAAGGAGCGCAAAGCCCAGAGACAAGCagccaaaacacaaat GTATGATGACTATTACTACTACCCTCCCCCTCCTCACATGCCTCCTCCTGTCAGAGGCCGGGGCAGAGGTGGCAACCGGGGCGGTTATGCGTACCCCCCTGACTACTATGGATATGATGACTACTATGACTACTATGGCTATGACTATCACAACTACCGTGGCGGCTATGACGACCCCTACTACGGGTACGATGACTTCCAGGCCCCAAGCCGAGGGCGAGGTGGAAACAGAGGGGCACGGGGTGGAGGCTCTCCAGCCAGAGGGCGTGGCGGCGCTGGGGCACCCAGGGGCAGGTCCAACTTCTCCCAGCGTGGCGGGCCCGGACCAAGCCGCGGCGGGCGAGGCGCAAGAGGAGGCGTGCAGCCAAGAGGGCGAGGAGGGGTACGTGGTGCGCGGGGTGGCCGCGGTGGAAATGTAGGAGGAAAGCGCAAAGCTGATGGGTACAACCAGCCAGATTCCAAGCGTCGCCAGAC
- the syncrip gene encoding heterogeneous nuclear ribonucleoprotein Q isoform X3, translated as MMSADMATDHVNGNGTEEPMDTTAAVSHSEHFQALLEAGLPQNVAEKLDELYVAGLVAHSDLDERAIEALKEFNEEGALQVLVQFKESDLSHVQNKSAFLCGVMKTYRQREKQGTKVSDSTKGPDEAKIKELLDRTDYTLDVTTGQRKYGGPPPESVYSGPQPTVGTEIFVGKIPRDLFEDELVPLFEKAGPIWDLRLMMDPLSGLNRGYAFVTFCTKEAAQEAVKLCNNHEIRPGKHIGVCISVANNRLFVGSIPKSKTKEQIVEEFAKVTEGLSDVILYHQPDDKKKNRGFCFLEYEDHKTAAQARRRLMSGKVKVWGNVVTVEWADPIEDPDPEVMAKVKVLFVRNLANGVTEEILEKSFSEFGKLERVKKLKDYAFIHFEERDGAVKALEEMNGKDLEGEPIEIVFAKPPDQKRKERKAQRQAAKTQMYDDYYYYPPPPHMPPPVRGRGRGGNRGGYAYPPDYYGYDDYYDYYGYDYHNYRGGYDDPYYGYDDFQAPSRGRGGNRGARGGGSPARGRGGAGAPRGRSNFSQRGGPGPSRGGRGARGGVQPRGRGGVRGARGGRGGNVGGKRKADGYNQPDSKRRQTNNQNWGSQPIAQQPLQGGDHSGKRGRGRS; from the exons ATG ATGTCTGCAGACATGGCCACAGATCATGTAAATGGGAATGGTACGGAGGAGCCGATGGACACTACTGCAGCCGTTTCCCACTCAGAACACTTCCAGGCCTTACTGGAAGCTGGTTTACCTCAGAATGTCGCTGAGAAGCTGGATGAACTTTACGTAGCAG GCCTGGTAGCACACAGTGACCTAGATGAAAGGGCGATTGAAGCCTTGAAAGAATTCAATGAGGAGGGAGCGCTGCAAGTGTTGGTCCAGTTCAAAGAGAGTGATCTGTCACACGTGCAA aataaaagtgcCTTTCTCTGTGGGGTAATGAAGACTTACAGGCAGAGGGAGAAACAGGGGACAAAAGTTTCAGATTCCACTAAAGGACCAGATGAGGCTAAAATCAAAGAACTCTTGGACAGAACCGACTACACACTTGATGTAACAACGGGCCAGAGGAAATATGGCGGACCTCCACCAGAGTCGGTGTACTCAGGACCCCAACCCACAGTTGGAACAGAG ATATTTGTTGGGAAGATACCCCGTGACCTGTTTGAAGACGAGCTGGTTCCTCTCTTTGAGAAGGCGGGACCTATCTGGGACCTGAGGTTAATGATGGACCCACTAAGTGGCCTGAACAGGGGCTACGCCTTTGTTACGTTCTGCACTAAAGAAGCAGCTCAGGAGGCGGTGAAGCTG tgtaataATCATGAGATTCGCCCTGGAAAGCACATTGGGGTGTGTATATCTGTTGCCAACAACAGGCTATTTGTTGGCTCCATCCCCAAGAGTAAAACAAAGGAGCAGATTGTTGAAGAGTTTGCTAAAGTCACAG AGGGCCTCAGCGACGTCATACTGTATCATCAGCCCGATGACAAAAAGAAGAATCGAGGCTTCTGCTTCCTGGAGTATGAAGACCACAAAACAGCTGCTCAAGCCCGCCGCCGGCTAATGAGCGGCAAGGTCAAGGTTTGGGGCAACGTGGTGACAGTAGAGTGGGCTGATCCCATCGAAGACCCTGACCCAGAGGTCATGGCCAAG GTGAAGGTTTTATTCGTACGAAACCTTGCGAATGGTGTCACAGAGGAGATCCTGGAGAAGTCCTTCAGTGAGTTTGGAAAACTGGAGCGAGTCAAGAAGCTCAAGGACTACGCCTTCATTCACTTTGAAGAGAGGGATGGTGCAGTGAAG GCTTTGGAGGAAATGAATGGGAAGGACTTGGAGGGTGAGCCGATTGAGATTGTTTTTGCCAAGCCACCAGATCAGAAAAGGAAGGAGCGCAAAGCCCAGAGACAAGCagccaaaacacaaat GTATGATGACTATTACTACTACCCTCCCCCTCCTCACATGCCTCCTCCTGTCAGAGGCCGGGGCAGAGGTGGCAACCGGGGCGGTTATGCGTACCCCCCTGACTACTATGGATATGATGACTACTATGACTACTATGGCTATGACTATCACAACTACCGTGGCGGCTATGACGACCCCTACTACGGGTACGATGACTTCCAGGCCCCAAGCCGAGGGCGAGGTGGAAACAGAGGGGCACGGGGTGGAGGCTCTCCAGCCAGAGGGCGTGGCGGCGCTGGGGCACCCAGGGGCAGGTCCAACTTCTCCCAGCGTGGCGGGCCCGGACCAAGCCGCGGCGGGCGAGGCGCAAGAGGAGGCGTGCAGCCAAGAGGGCGAGGAGGGGTACGTGGTGCGCGGGGTGGCCGCGGTGGAAATGTAGGAGGAAAGCGCAAAGCTGATGGGTACAACCAGCCAGATTCCAAGCGTCGCCAGAC
- the syncrip gene encoding heterogeneous nuclear ribonucleoprotein Q isoform X2: protein MMSADMATDHVNGNGTEEPMDTTAAVSHSEHFQALLEAGLPQNVAEKLDELYVAGLVAHSDLDERAIEALKEFNEEGALQVLVQFKESDLSHVQNKSAFLCGVMKTYRQREKQGTKVSDSTKGPDEAKIKELLDRTDYTLDVTTGQRKYGGPPPESVYSGPQPTVGTEIFVGKIPRDLFEDELVPLFEKAGPIWDLRLMMDPLSGLNRGYAFVTFCTKEAAQEAVKLCNNHEIRPGKHIGVCISVANNRLFVGSIPKSKTKEQIVEEFAKVTEGLSDVILYHQPDDKKKNRGFCFLEYEDHKTAAQARRRLMSGKVKVWGNVVTVEWADPIEDPDPEVMAKVKVLFVRNLANGVTEEILEKSFSEFGKLERVKKLKDYAFIHFEERDGAVKALEEMNGKDLEGEPIEIVFAKPPDQKRKERKAQRQAAKTQMYDDYYYYPPPPHMPPPVRGRGRGGNRGGYAYPPDYYGYDDYYDYYGYDYHNYRGGYDDPYYGYDDFQAPSRGRGGNRGARGGGSPARGRGGAGAPRGRSNFSQRGGPGPSRGGRGARGGVQPRGRGGVRGARGGRGGNVGGKRKADGYNQPDSKRRQTNNQNWGSQPIAQQPLQGGDHSAGKRGRGRS, encoded by the exons ATG ATGTCTGCAGACATGGCCACAGATCATGTAAATGGGAATGGTACGGAGGAGCCGATGGACACTACTGCAGCCGTTTCCCACTCAGAACACTTCCAGGCCTTACTGGAAGCTGGTTTACCTCAGAATGTCGCTGAGAAGCTGGATGAACTTTACGTAGCAG GCCTGGTAGCACACAGTGACCTAGATGAAAGGGCGATTGAAGCCTTGAAAGAATTCAATGAGGAGGGAGCGCTGCAAGTGTTGGTCCAGTTCAAAGAGAGTGATCTGTCACACGTGCAA aataaaagtgcCTTTCTCTGTGGGGTAATGAAGACTTACAGGCAGAGGGAGAAACAGGGGACAAAAGTTTCAGATTCCACTAAAGGACCAGATGAGGCTAAAATCAAAGAACTCTTGGACAGAACCGACTACACACTTGATGTAACAACGGGCCAGAGGAAATATGGCGGACCTCCACCAGAGTCGGTGTACTCAGGACCCCAACCCACAGTTGGAACAGAG ATATTTGTTGGGAAGATACCCCGTGACCTGTTTGAAGACGAGCTGGTTCCTCTCTTTGAGAAGGCGGGACCTATCTGGGACCTGAGGTTAATGATGGACCCACTAAGTGGCCTGAACAGGGGCTACGCCTTTGTTACGTTCTGCACTAAAGAAGCAGCTCAGGAGGCGGTGAAGCTG tgtaataATCATGAGATTCGCCCTGGAAAGCACATTGGGGTGTGTATATCTGTTGCCAACAACAGGCTATTTGTTGGCTCCATCCCCAAGAGTAAAACAAAGGAGCAGATTGTTGAAGAGTTTGCTAAAGTCACAG AGGGCCTCAGCGACGTCATACTGTATCATCAGCCCGATGACAAAAAGAAGAATCGAGGCTTCTGCTTCCTGGAGTATGAAGACCACAAAACAGCTGCTCAAGCCCGCCGCCGGCTAATGAGCGGCAAGGTCAAGGTTTGGGGCAACGTGGTGACAGTAGAGTGGGCTGATCCCATCGAAGACCCTGACCCAGAGGTCATGGCCAAG GTGAAGGTTTTATTCGTACGAAACCTTGCGAATGGTGTCACAGAGGAGATCCTGGAGAAGTCCTTCAGTGAGTTTGGAAAACTGGAGCGAGTCAAGAAGCTCAAGGACTACGCCTTCATTCACTTTGAAGAGAGGGATGGTGCAGTGAAG GCTTTGGAGGAAATGAATGGGAAGGACTTGGAGGGTGAGCCGATTGAGATTGTTTTTGCCAAGCCACCAGATCAGAAAAGGAAGGAGCGCAAAGCCCAGAGACAAGCagccaaaacacaaat GTATGATGACTATTACTACTACCCTCCCCCTCCTCACATGCCTCCTCCTGTCAGAGGCCGGGGCAGAGGTGGCAACCGGGGCGGTTATGCGTACCCCCCTGACTACTATGGATATGATGACTACTATGACTACTATGGCTATGACTATCACAACTACCGTGGCGGCTATGACGACCCCTACTACGGGTACGATGACTTCCAGGCCCCAAGCCGAGGGCGAGGTGGAAACAGAGGGGCACGGGGTGGAGGCTCTCCAGCCAGAGGGCGTGGCGGCGCTGGGGCACCCAGGGGCAGGTCCAACTTCTCCCAGCGTGGCGGGCCCGGACCAAGCCGCGGCGGGCGAGGCGCAAGAGGAGGCGTGCAGCCAAGAGGGCGAGGAGGGGTACGTGGTGCGCGGGGTGGCCGCGGTGGAAATGTAGGAGGAAAGCGCAAAGCTGATGGGTACAACCAGCCAGATTCCAAGCGTCGCCAGAC
- the syncrip gene encoding heterogeneous nuclear ribonucleoprotein Q isoform X6 has protein sequence MMSADMATDHVNGNGTEEPMDTTAAVSHSEHFQALLEAGLPQNVAEKLDELYVAGLVAHSDLDERAIEALKEFNEEGALQVLVQFKESDLSHVQNKSAFLCGVMKTYRQREKQGTKVSDSTKGPDEAKIKELLDRTDYTLDVTTGQRKYGGPPPESVYSGPQPTVGTEIFVGKIPRDLFEDELVPLFEKAGPIWDLRLMMDPLSGLNRGYAFVTFCTKEAAQEAVKLCNNHEIRPGKHIGVCISVANNRLFVGSIPKSKTKEQIVEEFAKVTEGLSDVILYHQPDDKKKNRGFCFLEYEDHKTAAQARRRLMSGKVKVWGNVVTVEWADPIEDPDPEVMAKVKVLFVRNLANGVTEEILEKSFSEFGKLERVKKLKDYAFIHFEERDGAVKALEEMNGKDLEGEPIEIVFAKPPDQKRKERKAQRQAAKTQMYDDYYYYPPPPHMPPPVRGRGRGGNRGGYAYPPDYYGYDDYYDYYGYDYHNYRGGYDDPYYGYDDFQAPSRGRGGNRGARGGGSPARGRGGAGAPRGRSNFSQRGGPGPSRGGRGARGGVQPRGRGGVRGARGGRGGNVGGKRKADGYNQPDSKRRQTNNQNWGSQPIAQQPLQGGDHSET, from the exons ATG ATGTCTGCAGACATGGCCACAGATCATGTAAATGGGAATGGTACGGAGGAGCCGATGGACACTACTGCAGCCGTTTCCCACTCAGAACACTTCCAGGCCTTACTGGAAGCTGGTTTACCTCAGAATGTCGCTGAGAAGCTGGATGAACTTTACGTAGCAG GCCTGGTAGCACACAGTGACCTAGATGAAAGGGCGATTGAAGCCTTGAAAGAATTCAATGAGGAGGGAGCGCTGCAAGTGTTGGTCCAGTTCAAAGAGAGTGATCTGTCACACGTGCAA aataaaagtgcCTTTCTCTGTGGGGTAATGAAGACTTACAGGCAGAGGGAGAAACAGGGGACAAAAGTTTCAGATTCCACTAAAGGACCAGATGAGGCTAAAATCAAAGAACTCTTGGACAGAACCGACTACACACTTGATGTAACAACGGGCCAGAGGAAATATGGCGGACCTCCACCAGAGTCGGTGTACTCAGGACCCCAACCCACAGTTGGAACAGAG ATATTTGTTGGGAAGATACCCCGTGACCTGTTTGAAGACGAGCTGGTTCCTCTCTTTGAGAAGGCGGGACCTATCTGGGACCTGAGGTTAATGATGGACCCACTAAGTGGCCTGAACAGGGGCTACGCCTTTGTTACGTTCTGCACTAAAGAAGCAGCTCAGGAGGCGGTGAAGCTG tgtaataATCATGAGATTCGCCCTGGAAAGCACATTGGGGTGTGTATATCTGTTGCCAACAACAGGCTATTTGTTGGCTCCATCCCCAAGAGTAAAACAAAGGAGCAGATTGTTGAAGAGTTTGCTAAAGTCACAG AGGGCCTCAGCGACGTCATACTGTATCATCAGCCCGATGACAAAAAGAAGAATCGAGGCTTCTGCTTCCTGGAGTATGAAGACCACAAAACAGCTGCTCAAGCCCGCCGCCGGCTAATGAGCGGCAAGGTCAAGGTTTGGGGCAACGTGGTGACAGTAGAGTGGGCTGATCCCATCGAAGACCCTGACCCAGAGGTCATGGCCAAG GTGAAGGTTTTATTCGTACGAAACCTTGCGAATGGTGTCACAGAGGAGATCCTGGAGAAGTCCTTCAGTGAGTTTGGAAAACTGGAGCGAGTCAAGAAGCTCAAGGACTACGCCTTCATTCACTTTGAAGAGAGGGATGGTGCAGTGAAG GCTTTGGAGGAAATGAATGGGAAGGACTTGGAGGGTGAGCCGATTGAGATTGTTTTTGCCAAGCCACCAGATCAGAAAAGGAAGGAGCGCAAAGCCCAGAGACAAGCagccaaaacacaaat GTATGATGACTATTACTACTACCCTCCCCCTCCTCACATGCCTCCTCCTGTCAGAGGCCGGGGCAGAGGTGGCAACCGGGGCGGTTATGCGTACCCCCCTGACTACTATGGATATGATGACTACTATGACTACTATGGCTATGACTATCACAACTACCGTGGCGGCTATGACGACCCCTACTACGGGTACGATGACTTCCAGGCCCCAAGCCGAGGGCGAGGTGGAAACAGAGGGGCACGGGGTGGAGGCTCTCCAGCCAGAGGGCGTGGCGGCGCTGGGGCACCCAGGGGCAGGTCCAACTTCTCCCAGCGTGGCGGGCCCGGACCAAGCCGCGGCGGGCGAGGCGCAAGAGGAGGCGTGCAGCCAAGAGGGCGAGGAGGGGTACGTGGTGCGCGGGGTGGCCGCGGTGGAAATGTAGGAGGAAAGCGCAAAGCTGATGGGTACAACCAGCCAGATTCCAAGCGTCGCCAGAC
- the syncrip gene encoding heterogeneous nuclear ribonucleoprotein Q isoform X7 translates to MMSADMATDHVNGNGTEEPMDTTAAVSHSEHFQALLEAGLPQNVAEKLDELYVAGLVAHSDLDERAIEALKEFNEEGALQVLVQFKESDLSHVQNKSAFLCGVMKTYRQREKQGTKVSDSTKGPDEAKIKELLDRTDYTLDVTTGQRKYGGPPPESVYSGPQPTVGTEIFVGKIPRDLFEDELVPLFEKAGPIWDLRLMMDPLSGLNRGYAFVTFCTKEAAQEAVKLCNNHEIRPGKHIGVCISVANNRLFVGSIPKSKTKEQIVEEFAKVTEGLSDVILYHQPDDKKKNRGFCFLEYEDHKTAAQARRRLMSGKVKVWGNVVTVEWADPIEDPDPEVMAKVKVLFVRNLANGVTEEILEKSFSEFGKLERVKKLKDYAFIHFEERDGAVKALEEMNGKDLEGEPIEIVFAKPPDQKRKERKAQRQAAKTQMYDDYYYYPPPPHMPPPVRGRGRGGNRGGYAYPPDYYGYDDYYDYYGYDYHNYRGGYDDPYYGYDDFQAPSRGRGGNRGARGGGSPARGRGGAGAPRGRSNFSQRGGPGPSRGGRGARGGVQPRGRGGVRGARGGRGGNVGGKRKADGYNQPDSKRRQTNNQNWGSQPIAQQPLQET, encoded by the exons ATG ATGTCTGCAGACATGGCCACAGATCATGTAAATGGGAATGGTACGGAGGAGCCGATGGACACTACTGCAGCCGTTTCCCACTCAGAACACTTCCAGGCCTTACTGGAAGCTGGTTTACCTCAGAATGTCGCTGAGAAGCTGGATGAACTTTACGTAGCAG GCCTGGTAGCACACAGTGACCTAGATGAAAGGGCGATTGAAGCCTTGAAAGAATTCAATGAGGAGGGAGCGCTGCAAGTGTTGGTCCAGTTCAAAGAGAGTGATCTGTCACACGTGCAA aataaaagtgcCTTTCTCTGTGGGGTAATGAAGACTTACAGGCAGAGGGAGAAACAGGGGACAAAAGTTTCAGATTCCACTAAAGGACCAGATGAGGCTAAAATCAAAGAACTCTTGGACAGAACCGACTACACACTTGATGTAACAACGGGCCAGAGGAAATATGGCGGACCTCCACCAGAGTCGGTGTACTCAGGACCCCAACCCACAGTTGGAACAGAG ATATTTGTTGGGAAGATACCCCGTGACCTGTTTGAAGACGAGCTGGTTCCTCTCTTTGAGAAGGCGGGACCTATCTGGGACCTGAGGTTAATGATGGACCCACTAAGTGGCCTGAACAGGGGCTACGCCTTTGTTACGTTCTGCACTAAAGAAGCAGCTCAGGAGGCGGTGAAGCTG tgtaataATCATGAGATTCGCCCTGGAAAGCACATTGGGGTGTGTATATCTGTTGCCAACAACAGGCTATTTGTTGGCTCCATCCCCAAGAGTAAAACAAAGGAGCAGATTGTTGAAGAGTTTGCTAAAGTCACAG AGGGCCTCAGCGACGTCATACTGTATCATCAGCCCGATGACAAAAAGAAGAATCGAGGCTTCTGCTTCCTGGAGTATGAAGACCACAAAACAGCTGCTCAAGCCCGCCGCCGGCTAATGAGCGGCAAGGTCAAGGTTTGGGGCAACGTGGTGACAGTAGAGTGGGCTGATCCCATCGAAGACCCTGACCCAGAGGTCATGGCCAAG GTGAAGGTTTTATTCGTACGAAACCTTGCGAATGGTGTCACAGAGGAGATCCTGGAGAAGTCCTTCAGTGAGTTTGGAAAACTGGAGCGAGTCAAGAAGCTCAAGGACTACGCCTTCATTCACTTTGAAGAGAGGGATGGTGCAGTGAAG GCTTTGGAGGAAATGAATGGGAAGGACTTGGAGGGTGAGCCGATTGAGATTGTTTTTGCCAAGCCACCAGATCAGAAAAGGAAGGAGCGCAAAGCCCAGAGACAAGCagccaaaacacaaat GTATGATGACTATTACTACTACCCTCCCCCTCCTCACATGCCTCCTCCTGTCAGAGGCCGGGGCAGAGGTGGCAACCGGGGCGGTTATGCGTACCCCCCTGACTACTATGGATATGATGACTACTATGACTACTATGGCTATGACTATCACAACTACCGTGGCGGCTATGACGACCCCTACTACGGGTACGATGACTTCCAGGCCCCAAGCCGAGGGCGAGGTGGAAACAGAGGGGCACGGGGTGGAGGCTCTCCAGCCAGAGGGCGTGGCGGCGCTGGGGCACCCAGGGGCAGGTCCAACTTCTCCCAGCGTGGCGGGCCCGGACCAAGCCGCGGCGGGCGAGGCGCAAGAGGAGGCGTGCAGCCAAGAGGGCGAGGAGGGGTACGTGGTGCGCGGGGTGGCCGCGGTGGAAATGTAGGAGGAAAGCGCAAAGCTGATGGGTACAACCAGCCAGATTCCAAGCGTCGCCAGAC
- the syncrip gene encoding heterogeneous nuclear ribonucleoprotein Q isoform X5, producing the protein MMSADMATDHVNGNGTEEPMDTTAAVSHSEHFQALLEAGLPQNVAEKLDELYVAGLVAHSDLDERAIEALKEFNEEGALQVLVQFKESDLSHVQNKSAFLCGVMKTYRQREKQGTKVSDSTKGPDEAKIKELLDRTDYTLDVTTGQRKYGGPPPESVYSGPQPTVGTEIFVGKIPRDLFEDELVPLFEKAGPIWDLRLMMDPLSGLNRGYAFVTFCTKEAAQEAVKLCNNHEIRPGKHIGVCISVANNRLFVGSIPKSKTKEQIVEEFAKVTEGLSDVILYHQPDDKKKNRGFCFLEYEDHKTAAQARRRLMSGKVKVWGNVVTVEWADPIEDPDPEVMAKVKVLFVRNLANGVTEEILEKSFSEFGKLERVKKLKDYAFIHFEERDGAVKALEEMNGKDLEGEPIEIVFAKPPDQKRKERKAQRQAAKTQMYDDYYYYPPPPHMPPPVRGRGRGGNRGGYAYPPDYYGYDDYYDYYGYDYHNYRGGYDDPYYGYDDFQAPSRGRGGNRGARGGGSPARGRGGAGAPRGRSNFSQRGGPGPSRGGRGARGGVQPRGRGGVRGARGGRGGNVGGKRKADGYNQPDSKRRQTNNQNWGSQPIAQQPLQGKRGRGRS; encoded by the exons ATG ATGTCTGCAGACATGGCCACAGATCATGTAAATGGGAATGGTACGGAGGAGCCGATGGACACTACTGCAGCCGTTTCCCACTCAGAACACTTCCAGGCCTTACTGGAAGCTGGTTTACCTCAGAATGTCGCTGAGAAGCTGGATGAACTTTACGTAGCAG GCCTGGTAGCACACAGTGACCTAGATGAAAGGGCGATTGAAGCCTTGAAAGAATTCAATGAGGAGGGAGCGCTGCAAGTGTTGGTCCAGTTCAAAGAGAGTGATCTGTCACACGTGCAA aataaaagtgcCTTTCTCTGTGGGGTAATGAAGACTTACAGGCAGAGGGAGAAACAGGGGACAAAAGTTTCAGATTCCACTAAAGGACCAGATGAGGCTAAAATCAAAGAACTCTTGGACAGAACCGACTACACACTTGATGTAACAACGGGCCAGAGGAAATATGGCGGACCTCCACCAGAGTCGGTGTACTCAGGACCCCAACCCACAGTTGGAACAGAG ATATTTGTTGGGAAGATACCCCGTGACCTGTTTGAAGACGAGCTGGTTCCTCTCTTTGAGAAGGCGGGACCTATCTGGGACCTGAGGTTAATGATGGACCCACTAAGTGGCCTGAACAGGGGCTACGCCTTTGTTACGTTCTGCACTAAAGAAGCAGCTCAGGAGGCGGTGAAGCTG tgtaataATCATGAGATTCGCCCTGGAAAGCACATTGGGGTGTGTATATCTGTTGCCAACAACAGGCTATTTGTTGGCTCCATCCCCAAGAGTAAAACAAAGGAGCAGATTGTTGAAGAGTTTGCTAAAGTCACAG AGGGCCTCAGCGACGTCATACTGTATCATCAGCCCGATGACAAAAAGAAGAATCGAGGCTTCTGCTTCCTGGAGTATGAAGACCACAAAACAGCTGCTCAAGCCCGCCGCCGGCTAATGAGCGGCAAGGTCAAGGTTTGGGGCAACGTGGTGACAGTAGAGTGGGCTGATCCCATCGAAGACCCTGACCCAGAGGTCATGGCCAAG GTGAAGGTTTTATTCGTACGAAACCTTGCGAATGGTGTCACAGAGGAGATCCTGGAGAAGTCCTTCAGTGAGTTTGGAAAACTGGAGCGAGTCAAGAAGCTCAAGGACTACGCCTTCATTCACTTTGAAGAGAGGGATGGTGCAGTGAAG GCTTTGGAGGAAATGAATGGGAAGGACTTGGAGGGTGAGCCGATTGAGATTGTTTTTGCCAAGCCACCAGATCAGAAAAGGAAGGAGCGCAAAGCCCAGAGACAAGCagccaaaacacaaat GTATGATGACTATTACTACTACCCTCCCCCTCCTCACATGCCTCCTCCTGTCAGAGGCCGGGGCAGAGGTGGCAACCGGGGCGGTTATGCGTACCCCCCTGACTACTATGGATATGATGACTACTATGACTACTATGGCTATGACTATCACAACTACCGTGGCGGCTATGACGACCCCTACTACGGGTACGATGACTTCCAGGCCCCAAGCCGAGGGCGAGGTGGAAACAGAGGGGCACGGGGTGGAGGCTCTCCAGCCAGAGGGCGTGGCGGCGCTGGGGCACCCAGGGGCAGGTCCAACTTCTCCCAGCGTGGCGGGCCCGGACCAAGCCGCGGCGGGCGAGGCGCAAGAGGAGGCGTGCAGCCAAGAGGGCGAGGAGGGGTACGTGGTGCGCGGGGTGGCCGCGGTGGAAATGTAGGAGGAAAGCGCAAAGCTGATGGGTACAACCAGCCAGATTCCAAGCGTCGCCAGAC